The Daucus carota subsp. sativus chromosome 2, DH1 v3.0, whole genome shotgun sequence genome includes a window with the following:
- the LOC108208669 gene encoding non-specific lipid transfer protein GPI-anchored 7 isoform X2, translated as MAGLTRMNSLVVAVIVVAMTASFVTEAQTLPPCVQKLMGCADSLNTTTTPPETCCAPLKEALTNELPCLCKLYTNTDLLKSFNINVTQAMEMPGRCGISVSFDVCTASAPSPGPSSSVGKIAATGFFSSVMILVSAMLF; from the exons ATGGCTGGTTTAACAAGAATGAACAGCTTGGTTGTGGCTGTGATAGTGGTGGCCATGACGGCGAGTTTCGTAACAGAAGCTCAGACCCTTCCACCGTGTGTTCAGAAGCTGATGGGCTGCGCTGATTCTCTCAACACGACAACCACGCCACCGGAGACTTGTTGTGCACCGTTGAAAGAAGCTTTAACTAATGAGCTTCCTTGTCTGTGTAAACTCTACACTAACACTGATTTGCTCAAGtcttttaatattaatgttaCGCAGGCTATGGAGATGCCTGGTCGGTGTGGCATCAGTGTCAGTTTCGATGTATGCACGG CATCAGCTCCGTCTCCAG GACCTTCAAGCAGTGTCGGCAAGATCGCGGCTACAGGATTCTTTAGCTCAGTAATGATATTGGTCTCTGCAATGCTCTTTTGA
- the LOC108208669 gene encoding non-specific lipid transfer protein GPI-anchored 7 isoform X1, with translation MAGLTRMNSLVVAVIVVAMTASFVTEAQTLPPCVQKLMGCADSLNTTTTPPETCCAPLKEALTNELPCLCKLYTNTDLLKSFNINVTQAMEMPGRCGISVSFDVCTAASAPSPGPSSSVGKIAATGFFSSVMILVSAMLF, from the exons ATGGCTGGTTTAACAAGAATGAACAGCTTGGTTGTGGCTGTGATAGTGGTGGCCATGACGGCGAGTTTCGTAACAGAAGCTCAGACCCTTCCACCGTGTGTTCAGAAGCTGATGGGCTGCGCTGATTCTCTCAACACGACAACCACGCCACCGGAGACTTGTTGTGCACCGTTGAAAGAAGCTTTAACTAATGAGCTTCCTTGTCTGTGTAAACTCTACACTAACACTGATTTGCTCAAGtcttttaatattaatgttaCGCAGGCTATGGAGATGCCTGGTCGGTGTGGCATCAGTGTCAGTTTCGATGTATGCACGG CAGCATCAGCTCCGTCTCCAG GACCTTCAAGCAGTGTCGGCAAGATCGCGGCTACAGGATTCTTTAGCTCAGTAATGATATTGGTCTCTGCAATGCTCTTTTGA